The genomic region CAATTACCCAATATACCAACACTCCTAAATATTTTATCCTTTATCTCAATTCCGAAATCATTAAATAATGACTTTCTAACATTACATTCTTTATCTACTAATTCATTCACTATGGCATGTAAATTATTCAATATATCTTTCTCGCTCACACCTAACGTTATCTGATTAGATACCTGATAGATATTCCCATCTATCTTGCTACCCTCCCCATAAAGTCCTCTTATAGTCATACCAATTTGAGTTAAAGCCTTATACACTTTTGATATTTGATCAGTCATAGAAAGTGCAGGTAAATGCATCATAACTGATGCTCTCATCCCAGTTCCTAAATTAGTAGGACATGTGGTTAAATATCCTATCTTTTCACTAAAAGCATAATCTAGCTTTTCCTCTATAAAATCATCCAATTTCATAGCTTCATCAAATGCCTCTTTAAGATTATATCCAGAATTAAAAAACTGCATTCTTAAATGATCTTCCTCATTAGCCATTATACTAATAGTCTGATCTTCATTTATAAAACAAGCACTCTTAGTAGAAAATTTAATTAAATCATTACTTATCAAATGTTTCTCCAATAACACATTATTATCTATATAGTCTTGGTCATTCAATTTTATTTTCTTAAAACTATATTCATAACCAGATAATCCTCTTTCAATTTTATCTATCACAGCAATTGCATTATCATCATCTAATTTATGAGGAAAATTTATGCCTTTTAAATTTCTAGCTAATCTAATCCTACTGCTCAAGATAAAATTATTATAACTGTCCGATGAATTAATCCAATTAGTTAACATCTAATCTTCCTCCTTAATTTTACTTTCTATACTCCTTATACTATCTCTTAATTCTGCTGCTTTCTCATATTCTTCCGATAAAATAGCCTTTTGTAATTTATCTTTTAAAATAATCAATTCCCTTTTAATAATTACATCATATCCACATCTAGAAGGTATTTTCCCTATGTGTTCTGAACTTTTTTGAACTCTTTTTATAAAAATAGTCAGTATTTTTATAAACTGATTATAGCATTCATCACATCCTAACAAACCACTATTTTTAAACTCAGCATAAGTTGTACCACAATTCATACATTTAGAATCATTTATTTTTATTACTGATGATTGCTGATTATTATTAAAATACTCTAACAATCCTCCCAAAATATTTAAAGAAAATGCATCTTCAACATTTACCATATAATTTAAATTAAACTCTCCAAGCTCCTTTGCACATTTCTCACATATATTTAGTTCCTTTTTTATCCCATCAAAAACCTTAATTATGTGGACATTTGCTTTATACTTATTACACCTCTCACATCTATCCAAAATATCACCTCTAAAATATACTATTACTCTTATTCTTATATTATCAATATATATATCTATTTAAACATATTTTAACATAATTACTAATTTTAAAAAAATAACAGAGGGTAAATTTCCTCTGTTACCTTAACTATTCTTGGCTTATAGCACTAACAGGACATACACCTGCACAAGTTCCACAATCTATACATTCTTCTGGATTTATCTTATATCTCCCATCATGCTTTTGAGATATACACATAACAGGACAATCTGCTGCACAAGTTCCACATCCTATACACTCATCACTAATATTAAAAGCCATCAAAAATACCTCCAAAAATTATATATAATAAATTTAAATTTATCCATATATAATCTATAATACTATATTTTAACTACTAATAAAATATTTTTTGATCAATTTTAAACTTTTATAGAATATCATTTATAAAATAATTCGTATTGTTATCATTATCCCTGCTATTTTTAAAAATACACTCTTTTATATCACTAATATCTATATCTCTCACAATCTCTTCATCCTGATCAACAATAATCTTAACTTTAATTCTTTCTTTCAATATACTTAATCCTATAACTTCAGCTCTACCAAAACTAGTATCAACTATACTGCCAATCTTAGGCATATTCTTCTTTATATCATCATATGTATCCTGCTCATACTTTAAACAGCACATTAATCTACCACACATACCAGATATTTTACTTGGATTTAATGATAATTCTTGTTCTTTTGCCATTTTTATAGATACAGATGTAAAATCACCAAGAAAGGTCGAACAACATAATGTCCTTCCACAAGTACCTATCCCACCAACACTTTTAGCTTCATCTCTTACACCAATTTGTCTCAATTCTATTCTAACCTTAAAAATTGAAGCAAGAATTTTAACTAAATCTCTAAAATCAACCCTACCTTCTGCAATAAAATAAAAAATTATTTTATTATTATCAAAAGTGTACTCAACTTCAATTAGATTCATTTTTAAATTAAGTTCTCTTATTTTATCATTTGCTATACTAAAAGCTTCCTTTTCCTTCCTTTTATTTTCATAATAAATGCTCTCGTCTTCTCTTGTCGCAATTCTTATACATTTTTTTAAAGGATTGTTTAAATCCTCATCATTAACATACTTCATTCCTATAACACACTTACTATACTCAATACCTCTCGATGTTTCAACAATAACATTATCTCCAACTTTTACCTCAAATTCCTCACATGAAAAATAATATATCTTACCAACATCTTTAAATCTAGCTCCTATTACGCATCTCATCAGTCTCCTCCAATCCTAAATATAAATAACCTAAGACTTAATCCAAAATTAATATTTAAATTAACCCTAGATTTAAATTTCTCTAACTCAAAAATACTTTTATCTATATTAAAATAATTTAACAAATTACCTAACTCTAAAATATATCCTAAAAATTTATCATTAGAAATTATATCAGTATCTTTCATTTTAATATATATAAATAAATCCCTAATAAATATGTACATCATATCCGTTATTAAATCCAATTTATTTTTATATGCAACTAAACTATTAATATTTTCGCTGAAATTATTAAACTTAAACATTCTAAAATTAATTAATGAATTTATTAATAATTCATATATTTTTTCAGAATCTTCTCCACCATATATACGTCCAAAATTATTCTCGCTAGATTTTAAAATTGAATTGAAATTAATAACTATGCACCTAGATATTATTGTATCCAAAATTTTATTAATATCATTAAGAATCAATACTATAAATACATTTTTACTTTGATCTTCCAGTGTTTTTAAAATAGCATTCTGAGCTTCCACACTCATTCTCTCAGAATTACTTATTAAGACTACTTTATTTTTATGATAAATAGACTTTTTAATCACCTCAGATTTAATAAACCTAATATCATTTATAGTAATAGATTTAATGTTATTTCCCAAAAATATTATACTGTCCATAATATTTGTTTTACTTCCAATAACCCTATATGCAAATTCCAAGGAAAATTTATTTATTAACTCTATATCATCACCAAAAAAAATATATGATTGTGATAATCCTAAGTTATTAAAAATTTCATCTAATATCTTCATAATATTCAGCCTTTATATCCAATTTTATTCAGAATCTTACTGTATATCTTTTCATTTATACTTTGTATTGAAAATAAACTTTTCCCATCATCACATTCTATATTAATAAAATCATACATACTACATACATACTGAGCAGTTTTATAACACTTAATTATAAAATCATAATCTTTCTCATAGATATCTTTATTATTTCTCTTCTTTATCATATCTAAATTTATATCCAATGATAAATTCATAAAAAACGTCATATTTTCTTTAGGTAAACCACATATATCATATTCAAATTCTAACACCCATTTAAAAAACTTGTCTCTATCATCTTCATTATCTATAAGACTTCCTTGATATATTAAGTTTGAATATATATATCTATCACATAATATAAAATACCCTTCATCTATGTATCCACTCATTTCCCTCTTATATACCCCAAATCTATCTAATCCAAAAAATGTAGAAATTAAATATGGATTCAAATTATTCCCAAAATCACCATTTAAATACTCTTTAACAAACAAAGAATACTTATTACAATAATTTGGAAATTCTATTCTTATAGTTTTTAATCCTATATCATTTAATCTCTTCTCTATTAATTTTGTTTGGGTCTCTTTACCACTACCATCTAATCCCTCGAACACTATTATCATTGCTTAATATTCTCCTCTAATACTTTTAAATATTTCCCATCAAATACACCATTTACTCTACAGTTTAATTTTAAATACTCAAAAATAACTTCCATATGTTTACTTTCTATATATTCACCTCTTACAATTATAGGAGTACCTGGGGGATATAAAAATATATCATTAAATGCTACCTTTCCAACACATTTTTCTATTTCTAAAAATTCATAAGGTTTATGTAGTATTTCATAAGGCTCAAATACCTTTATGATATCTAAATCATAAATCTTAGGAAATATTTCAAATATATTATTTATATACTCATTTCCCTTAAACTCATTGATACTATAATATAATTTTTGAAAATCATTCTTTTTACTACAATAAGTTGGTATTAATACAATACCATTAAAATACGTCATCTCACACACAATCTTTTTCTTTAATAGATAATTGTATAAATCGTTAGAAGACATATTCCCATATTTAAACTTTAAACATAATCTTGAATCATCATACAGAAAATTACTATTACTTCTATTAATTATACAATTATTATCTATTCCTATTATCTCACAATCCACTAATAATTCTCTAAAATTATCACACTCATCGACATAACTATATCCTATATTTTTATATTTTACACAATCATCTAAACCTTTTTCTAAAGACATTAATATAAGATATGATGGACTAGTAGTGGTAAATATACAAAAATATTCATCTACCTTACTTATTAGATCACTCTTATTAACATGCAAATACGCTCCCTGTGTAAGAGATGCAAGAGTCTTGTGTGCACTCATAACACTAATATCACAAAATTTGTTTACACAATCAATCTTTTTATTAAAAGCCTTTATATGTGCACCATGTGCACCATCTATCAATAGTAAAATATTTCTCTTTTTTAAATAAGAATAAATTCCTTTTTGATCCACATATATCCCATAATAATTTGGATTTGTTAAAACAACACCTCTTACATTCTTATTATTTTCAATGATATTAACTATATCACTAAAAATAATATCCTTCTCATTATAATCTATAAATGAGAATTTGTCTGGCATTAATAAATCTACGTTATATTTATCTCTATTTACATATAAAACTTTAAGCTTTCTTAAAATAAGAGCATTTATAACGCTTTTATGACATCCTCGTTCAACTAAAATCGTATCTCCTTCATCAAAACAGCTAAAAAACATAATATGTATTCCACTTGTTGACCCATTTACTAAATAATAAGATTTCTTACTCTCATAAAATTTACTCAAATTATTTAACGAATCATTTATACATTCATATGGATTATGCAGATTATCAAGCCCCTCAATCTCCGTTAAATCATATTTAAATAAATTTTCTGTGTAATTATATCCATTCCCTTGTTTATGTCCAGGTGTAGTAAAAAATGAATATTCTTCACCCAAATATCTTTCTATAGATTTAATTAGTTCTCCCACATAATTCTCCTATTTTAAAAATTATTATTATTTGATATACTTCTATATATCTTAAATTTTTTATTCTAGGGGATTTTAAATGATTTGTATATATAAAACTTCAAACAATATTCTTGAAAGAATCGATAATATTGAATCTGGTTGCTGGATAAATATCGTTCAACCATCCGAACAAGAACTTCTATTCATATCAAAAAAAACAGATATATCTCTTGATCTCTTAAACGCAGCACTTGATGAAGAAGAAACTTCAAGGATAGATGTTGAGCTATCAAATATTTTAATAATAGTAGATGTACCATTTACTAGCATAGAAGAAAATTCATTAACATATGGTACATATCCTCTAGGCATAATTTCAAACGATAATTACATAGTCACTATATCTATTAAAAAAAATAAGGTTATATCTGATTTCATAGATGGTAAAATTAAGAATTTTTACACAAATAAGCGCCCTAGATTCACACTTCAAATATTAAATAAAATAACAACTTATTTCCTCCTCTATCTAAGACAAATTGATAAGAAAAGCCAACTTATTCATAACAAAATACATAAATCAATGAAAAACAAAGAACTCATACAATTATTATCATTAGAAAAATCTCTTGTATATTTTTCAACATCTCTAAAATCTAATGAAATGACCTTAGAAAAATTGCTTAAATACGATTTTATACAGAAATATGAAGAGGATAAACACCTACTCGAAGATGTTATTATTGATAACAAACAAGCCATTGAAATGGCTCATATATATGCAAGTGTCCTATCAAGTCTTCTTGAATTCTTCGCTGCACTTATATCTAACAATTTAAATATGGTTATGAAATTTCTTGCTTCTATGACTATAGTTATATCAGTTCCATCTATAATTTTTACCATGTGGGGATCAAATGTACCCCTCCCTTTTGCAAACAATCCATTTGGATTCTTAATACTTTTACTTATAGCTCTACTATTATCTTCAATAATTGCCATTATTCTCTATAAAAAAGGCATGTTTTAGTATTTAATTAAATATATCTATTAATAAATTTCAGTTTTAAATTGGAGGTTATAATGGCTATTCCCTGCAAAAAATTAATTTTCGGAGATAAAATATCTGTTATCTCTCCTTCCTCTCCATCTTCGAAAGAAACCATCAAAAATGCTCTTAATTTACTTAAATCTCTTAATTTCGATTACAAAATATATGATCATCTATACGATGATATTGGATACCTAGCAGGACTCGATATCCATAGAGCTAAAGACTTCAATAATGCATTAAAAGACAAAGAAACTAACGCAATAATATGTTTAAGAGGGGGATATGGAACCCTTCGTATTATGGATCTCATAGAATGGTCATTATATAAAAAAAATCCCAAGATATTCATGGGATTTAGCGATATCACACCAATTTTAAATTATATATTTAAAAAATTCAATATAATTACATTTCACTCACCTATGTTAACATCAAATCTAATGGATGAACACTCTAGAGATAGTTTAATAAACTCTATTACAATTCAAAAAAGCAATTACTTTATCAAAAATCCAGAAAATATATCTCTTAAATCCTTCCCTTCTAACAAAAATATAGTCACAGGAAACATAATAGGTGGGAACTTATCACTCATATGTTCTACAATATCAACAAAATATGAAATACCGTTTAAAAATAATATTCTGTTTATTGAAGAAATAAATGAATCTCCTTATAAAGTGGATAGAATGTTATCCCATCTCTATTTAAGCGGTAAAATTCAAAAGTGTTCAGGAATAATATTGGGTCAGTTCACAGATTGTAAAGATGACAATGGTGTAAACATAGAAGATCTTCTTCTGGAAAAATTACGTTTATTTAAAAAACCTTGCATATACAACCTATGTGCAGGACATGGTTCTCCAAGACTCACTATACCAATAGGAGCCCGTGCAAGAATTAATACTAATAATTCAACTATTGAAATACTAAAAAGTGTAGTAATATAAAACACATTAAAATTAAAGTAGATATTTAAAATATCTACTTTTTTATATACCCATTTAAATAATTTTATAATATAATATCGTTATCTCTTGCATTATTTTGTCGGAGGATATATGAGACAGGATTTTAAAGACTTTAAAACTAATATTAAAAACAAACACGTTGCAATCGTTGGATTAGGTATAAGTAATATTCCATTAATAAATTTTTTATCTAAATTAGGTTGCAAAATCACTCTATTTGATAGGAAAGATATTGAAAATTTTTCGAATTTGGAAATAAAATCATTCAATAAACTAAACATTAAATTTGTATTTGGAAAAAATTATCTAAATTACATTAATAATTTCGATTATATATTTAAGACTCCTTCTATTAGGTCTGATATTTTAGAGTTCGAAAATGCTAAAAAAAACGGTTCTATAATAACCTCCGAAATAGAAGAACTCCTTAGGTATTGTCCATCAAAAATATATGGTGTGACAGGAAGTGATGGAAAAACTACCACTACTAGTATTTTATATAACTTATTAAAAAACTCAGGATATAAAACATGGGTTGGAGGTAATATAGGATTCCCTTTATTTAGCAAAATTGAAGAAATGAGAGAAGATGATAAAGTTGTCTTAGAACTATCTAGTTTTCAACTTATGAACATAAATATATCTCCTGATGTATCTATAATAACAAATATATCTCCTAATCATTTGGATTATCATAAGGACATGAATGAATATATCGATTGTAAGAAAAACATATTTAGATTTCAAGATGATAATAGCATTACAATATTAAATAGAGATTGTTCTATTACTAATTCCTTTGATAAAGAATTAAATGGAAGATCTAGAAAGTTTTCTATTAATCATTTCGATGATAAAGAAGTTATAAAAAATGGTTCATATTTAAAAAATGATGAGCTCTATGTATTAAACCAAAGAATACTTCACAAAAATGATCTAAAAATTAAAGGTGATCACAATATGTTAAACTTTGCAGCTGCAATACTTGCAACAATACCTGATATATCTTACTCTACAATTAAAAATTTTGCTAAAGAATTCAGTGGGGTAAAACATAGAAATGAATTTGTCGATACAATAAATAACATACATTTTTATAATGATTCCATAGCCTCAACTCCTACACGTACTCTTGCTACCTTATCGTGTTTTGATCAAAAAGTCATTCTAATTGCCGGAGGATATGATAAAAACATTTCCTATGTTCCGTTATTAAATGGTTATGATAAGATTAAAAAACTCTACCTAATAGGCGCAACTAAACAAAAAATATACGATGTATTTAAAAAATACTCTTCTGATATAGAAATAATCATATTTAATGATTTTAATGAACTCGTTTCACATGCATATAAAAATGCATGTGAAAATGATGTTATACTTCTATCACCAGCTTCGGCAAGCTTTGATATGTTCAAAAATTTTGAAGAACGAGGAGATAAATTTAAAGAAATCATCCAAAAAATAAAAGCTAGTAAATAAAAATTTACTAGCTTTTATTAAAATTCAAATTTAAGATTAAAATATTCATCCAAACAATCTATATTAATCCTAACTTGATCCATTGTATCTCTATCTCTAATGGTTACACTATTATCTTCAAGCGAATCAAAATCAATAGTTACACAATAAGGAGTTCCTATCTCATCTTGTCTTCTATATCTCTTACCTATAGCTCCTGATTCATCATACTCACAATTATATTTT from Candidatus Arthromitus sp. SFB-mouse-Japan harbors:
- a CDS encoding aminotransferase class I/II-fold pyridoxal phosphate-dependent enzyme, with the protein product MGELIKSIERYLGEEYSFFTTPGHKQGNGYNYTENLFKYDLTEIEGLDNLHNPYECINDSLNNLSKFYESKKSYYLVNGSTSGIHIMFFSCFDEGDTILVERGCHKSVINALILRKLKVLYVNRDKYNVDLLMPDKFSFIDYNEKDIIFSDIVNIIENNKNVRGVVLTNPNYYGIYVDQKGIYSYLKKRNILLLIDGAHGAHIKAFNKKIDCVNKFCDISVMSAHKTLASLTQGAYLHVNKSDLISKVDEYFCIFTTTSPSYLILMSLEKGLDDCVKYKNIGYSYVDECDNFRELLVDCEIIGIDNNCIINRSNSNFLYDDSRLCLKFKYGNMSSNDLYNYLLKKKIVCEMTYFNGIVLIPTYCSKKNDFQKLYYSINEFKGNEYINNIFEIFPKIYDLDIIKVFEPYEILHKPYEFLEIEKCVGKVAFNDIFLYPPGTPIIVRGEYIESKHMEVIFEYLKLNCRVNGVFDGKYLKVLEENIKQ
- a CDS encoding DNA polymerase III subunit delta', with product MKILDEIFNNLGLSQSYIFFGDDIELINKFSLEFAYRVIGSKTNIMDSIIFLGNNIKSITINDIRFIKSEVIKKSIYHKNKVVLISNSERMSVEAQNAILKTLEDQSKNVFIVLILNDINKILDTIISRCIVINFNSILKSSENNFGRIYGGEDSEKIYELLINSLINFRMFKFNNFSENINSLVAYKNKLDLITDMMYIFIRDLFIYIKMKDTDIISNDKFLGYILELGNLLNYFNIDKSIFELEKFKSRVNLNINFGLSLRLFIFRIGGD
- a CDS encoding 4Fe-4S binding protein, whose protein sequence is MAFNISDECIGCGTCAADCPVMCISQKHDGRYKINPEECIDCGTCAGVCPVSAISQE
- a CDS encoding PSP1 domain-containing protein, producing MRCVIGARFKDVGKIYYFSCEEFEVKVGDNVIVETSRGIEYSKCVIGMKYVNDEDLNNPLKKCIRIATREDESIYYENKRKEKEAFSIANDKIRELNLKMNLIEVEYTFDNNKIIFYFIAEGRVDFRDLVKILASIFKVRIELRQIGVRDEAKSVGGIGTCGRTLCCSTFLGDFTSVSIKMAKEQELSLNPSKISGMCGRLMCCLKYEQDTYDDIKKNMPKIGSIVDTSFGRAEVIGLSILKERIKVKIIVDQDEEIVRDIDISDIKECIFKNSRDNDNNTNYFINDIL
- the murD gene encoding UDP-N-acetylmuramoyl-L-alanine--D-glutamate ligase; this encodes MRQDFKDFKTNIKNKHVAIVGLGISNIPLINFLSKLGCKITLFDRKDIENFSNLEIKSFNKLNIKFVFGKNYLNYINNFDYIFKTPSIRSDILEFENAKKNGSIITSEIEELLRYCPSKIYGVTGSDGKTTTTSILYNLLKNSGYKTWVGGNIGFPLFSKIEEMREDDKVVLELSSFQLMNINISPDVSIITNISPNHLDYHKDMNEYIDCKKNIFRFQDDNSITILNRDCSITNSFDKELNGRSRKFSINHFDDKEVIKNGSYLKNDELYVLNQRILHKNDLKIKGDHNMLNFAAAILATIPDISYSTIKNFAKEFSGVKHRNEFVDTINNIHFYNDSIASTPTRTLATLSCFDQKVILIAGGYDKNISYVPLLNGYDKIKKLYLIGATKQKIYDVFKKYSSDIEIIIFNDFNELVSHAYKNACENDVILLSPASASFDMFKNFEERGDKFKEIIQKIKASK
- a CDS encoding S66 peptidase family protein; its protein translation is MAIPCKKLIFGDKISVISPSSPSSKETIKNALNLLKSLNFDYKIYDHLYDDIGYLAGLDIHRAKDFNNALKDKETNAIICLRGGYGTLRIMDLIEWSLYKKNPKIFMGFSDITPILNYIFKKFNIITFHSPMLTSNLMDEHSRDSLINSITIQKSNYFIKNPENISLKSFPSNKNIVTGNIIGGNLSLICSTISTKYEIPFKNNILFIEEINESPYKVDRMLSHLYLSGKIQKCSGIILGQFTDCKDDNGVNIEDLLLEKLRLFKKPCIYNLCAGHGSPRLTIPIGARARINTNNSTIEILKSVVI
- a CDS encoding protein arginine kinase, yielding MLTNWINSSDSYNNFILSSRIRLARNLKGINFPHKLDDDNAIAVIDKIERGLSGYEYSFKKIKLNDQDYIDNNVLLEKHLISNDLIKFSTKSACFINEDQTISIMANEEDHLRMQFFNSGYNLKEAFDEAMKLDDFIEEKLDYAFSEKIGYLTTCPTNLGTGMRASVMMHLPALSMTDQISKVYKALTQIGMTIRGLYGEGSKIDGNIYQVSNQITLGVSEKDILNNLHAIVNELVDKECNVRKSLFNDFGIEIKDKIFRSVGILGNCYSITSKEALEYLSYIRFGIEEGLLSSNICMNKILIGCQPASLQSDVNNKMNSKERDIERAKFLRNSIKNIEIIDKN
- a CDS encoding dTMP kinase, which produces MIIVFEGLDGSGKETQTKLIEKRLNDIGLKTIRIEFPNYCNKYSLFVKEYLNGDFGNNLNPYLISTFFGLDRFGVYKREMSGYIDEGYFILCDRYIYSNLIYQGSLIDNEDDRDKFFKWVLEFEYDICGLPKENMTFFMNLSLDINLDMIKKRNNKDIYEKDYDFIIKCYKTAQYVCSMYDFINIECDDGKSLFSIQSINEKIYSKILNKIGYKG
- a CDS encoding UvrB/UvrC motif-containing protein; translation: MDRCERCNKYKANVHIIKVFDGIKKELNICEKCAKELGEFNLNYMVNVEDAFSLNILGGLLEYFNNNQQSSVIKINDSKCMNCGTTYAEFKNSGLLGCDECYNQFIKILTIFIKRVQKSSEHIGKIPSRCGYDVIIKRELIILKDKLQKAILSEEYEKAAELRDSIRSIESKIKEED
- a CDS encoding magnesium transporter CorA family protein → MICIYKTSNNILERIDNIESGCWINIVQPSEQELLFISKKTDISLDLLNAALDEEETSRIDVELSNILIIVDVPFTSIEENSLTYGTYPLGIISNDNYIVTISIKKNKVISDFIDGKIKNFYTNKRPRFTLQILNKITTYFLLYLRQIDKKSQLIHNKIHKSMKNKELIQLLSLEKSLVYFSTSLKSNEMTLEKLLKYDFIQKYEEDKHLLEDVIIDNKQAIEMAHIYASVLSSLLEFFAALISNNLNMVMKFLASMTIVISVPSIIFTMWGSNVPLPFANNPFGFLILLLIALLLSSIIAIILYKKGMF